The DNA window AAATGACCGACGACCCCCACACCGCCGCCCGGACGCTCCTCGTCGCGGGCACCGCCTCCCACGTCGGCAAGTCCACGGTCGCCGCCGGCCTCTGTCGCCACCTCGCGGACGCCGACGTCGCCGTCGCGCCGTACAAGGCCCAGAACATGTCGAACAACGCGCGGGCGGCCCCCGTCTCGCCGGGCGCGGGCGTCGACGCCGCGTTCGGCGAGGTGGGGATCTCCCAGTACGTCCAGGCGCGCGCGGCCCGCGTCGGCCCCGAGACGGACCACAACCCCGTCCTCCTCAAGCCCCGCGGCGAGGGCGAGAGCCAGCTCGTCGTGAACGGGCAGGCGGTCGCGCACGCCACGGCGGCGGACTACTACGGCGGCCGGTGGGCGGAGGCCCGCGAGGCCGCGGCGGCCGCCCACCGGCGGCTCGCCGCCGACCACGACGTGATCGTCGCGGAGGGGGCGGGGTCGGTGGCCGAGATCAACCTCCACGACCGCGACCTCGCGAACGTGGAGACGGCGCGGCTGTTCGGCGGCGACCCTCGTGAGGAGACGGGGTCGGCGGGTGGATCCGGCCCCGCCGGCGGCGCGGAGATCCTCCTCGTCGCCGACATCGAGCGCGGGGGCGTCTTCGCCGCGCTGGTCGGCACGCTCGAACTGCTCCCCGCGGACCTGCGCGACCGGGTCGTCGGCGCGGTCATCACCAAGTTCCGCGGCGACCGGAGTCTCCTCGATCCGGGCATCGAGGCCTTCGAGGAGCGGACCGGCGTCCCCGTCCTCGGCGTGATCCCGTACGACGACCCCGGACTCCCCGAGGAGGACAGCGTCGCGCTCCCCGACCCGGGCGAACGCGCGGTCCTCGGCGCGGACGACGGCGTCCCGGCCGCCGAGTCGGTCACCGTCGCCGTCCCCCGACTCCCGCGGATCTCGAACGCGACCGACGTGGAGCCGCTCGCGGCCGAACGGGGCGTCCGCGTCGCGTTCGTGCCGCTCGATTCCCCCCTCGACGACGCCGACGCGGTCGTGGTCCCCGGCACGAAGAACACCGTCGACGACCTCCGCGCCTGCCGCGAGGCGGGGTTCGACGACGCCCTCCGCGCGTTCGACGGGCCCGTCGTCGGCCTCTGTGGCGGCTACCAGCTCGTCGGCGAGCGGATCGCGAACGCGGCCGTCGAGAGCGCGGACCCGGACGTGCCGGACGTCGTCGACGGGTTCGGGCTCCTCCCGGTCGAGACCGCGTTCTCGGAGGAGAAGCGGGTCGTCGCGGCCGACCTCGAGCTGGACCCGACCGCGACCGACCTCGTGAAGTCGACCGGAGGGTCGGTCGGCGGGTCGACGGCGGACGGGGGGGCCGTCCTCGACGTCGCCGGCTACGAGATCCACATGGGCGAGACGCGGCGGATCGACCCGGCGGAGGAAGGCGGGAAAGGGGAGGAGGACGAGGAGGAAAGGGAGGGGAAGGACGCGCCGGCCGTCTCGCCGGCGTCGCTCGCGACGCCCTTCTCGGACCCCGGCGGCGACCGATCGGGCGTCGAACTCGGCGCGGCCGCGGGCGGCGTCCTCGGGACCTACCTCCACGGGCTCTTCGAGAACGGGGCGGTTCGGCGGGGGTTCCTCGCCTGCGTTCGCGAGCACGCCGGGGTGGCGGGGGCGGCCGGGGGCGCGACGACCGACGGCACGGGGACGGGGAACCCGGCCGACCGGGCGGCCGACCTGCTCCGCGAGCACCTTGATCTCGCCGCGTTGGGGCTGCCGACGGACGCGACGTGACGGGGCGGGGTTCCCGGTAGGTATTTGCCTCGCCTCGCGCAAACTCGCGTGAATGCTCAGCGACGTGATGGAGGACTACCTCAAGGCGATCTACGTCCTCCAGGCCGAGGAGGGTGCTCCCGTCTCGACGTCCGCCATCGCCGAGTACCTCGAGAAGACCCCGCCGACCGTGACCGACATGCTCGGCAAGCTGGCCGACCGCGGGCTCGTCGACCGCGAGCCGTACCAGGGGGTCGAGCTCACGGCGGAGGGTGAGGCGGTCGCCCTCGAGATCGTCAGACACCACCGGCTCCTCGAGGCGTTCCTCGCCGACCAGCTGGATTACGACTGGAGCGACGTCCACGCGGAGGCGGACGCGCTGGAACACCACATCTCGGAGGAGTTCGAGCGGCGGGTCGCCGACGCGCTCGGCGACCCCGACGTCGACCCCCACGGCGATCCGATCCCCGGCGCCGACCTCGAGCCCATCGACGAGGGGACCGGCCCGCGGCTCTCCGATCACCCCGAGGGCGACCGGCTGATCGTGACGCGGGTCTCCGACCGCGACGACGACGAACTCGAGTACCTCGCCGACGCCGGGATCACCCCCGGAACGACGATCGAGGTCGTCGACGTCGCGCCGTTCGGGATGGTGACCGTTCGGACGCCGGCGGGCGAACAGAGCCTCCCGGCGGCGGTGGCCCGCTCGATCCGCGTGGAGGCGGCCGCGGAACCCGCGGAGTCCGCGGAGCGGTCGTAGCGGACCCGTCACGCCCGCGGATCCGGAAGCAGTCGGCGAGAGAGCCCTCGGCCGCGAGGTTTTTCACGCGAACCGTCCTCTACGCTGACGTGAACGCGGTCGCCACCCTCGCCGTGGGCGCGGTCTTCGGGCTCGCGCTCGCGGCCCCGCCGGGCCCGATGAACGCGGTCATCGCCGAGGAGGCGGTGCTTCGCGGGTGGCCGGCCGGCACCCGCGCGGGGCTCGGCGCGGCGACCGCCGACTTCCTGTTCTTCGTCCTCGCGTACCTCGGGGTCGTCTCGTTCGTCCAGTCGATCCCGCAGCTCCAGACCGCCATGATCGGCGTCGGCGGCTGTCTGATGTGTTACTTCGCGGTCGGCACCGCCCGCGACGCACGCGCCTCCTTCCGGCCCACCACGGGCGAGGACCCCATGGTGGAGGACGGGAAGGGGTTCCGGAAGGCGCTCGCGCTGGCGCTGACGAACCCGTTTCAGGTGCTGTTCTGGCTCACGGTCGGGGTCGGGATGTTGCGCCCGGGCGAGCTCGACGTCCTCGCGCCGCTGCCCGTCGTCGGCGAGGGCCTCGCCGGGAGCCTGGTGGTCGCGACCGGGTCGCCCGCGCTGCTCGGCGGGTTCTTCCTCGGGGTGTTGAGCTGGGTCACGCTGTTCCCCGTGAGCCTTGCCGCGGCCGAGAAGCGGGTCCAGACGATCGGCCCGGTCGTCGCGGTCGCGTCGGCGATCGTGCTCGGCGGGTTCGGCGTCTACTTCCTCTTCGACGCCGCGACGACGGTGCTCGCGTGGTGATCGGAGAGCCGCGAGCGATCGGTCGACCCGCGGGCGATCGGTCGACCGCTCCCCGCCCGCGGCGAGACTCGTCGGCATGGACAACGGCTTTCACCCGCGGGCGTGAGCGGCCCGTATGTTCGAGAAGTCCACGTGGATCAAGCTCCCGCGGAACGTGCTCGTGGGCCACGGCGTCGTCGACGACCTCGGAGCGGCCGTCGGCGAACTGTATCTCACCGGCCGGCCGCTGGTCGTCACCAGCCCGACGCCGAACGAGATCGCCGGCGACCGGGTGCGCGCGCAGTTCGAGGACCCCGCGACCGCCGTCGTCGACGAGGCCTCCTTCGACGCGGTCGAGGAACTGAAAGCGACCGCGGAGGCGGTGGATCCGGGCTATCTGATCGCCTTAGGGGGCGGCAAACCGATCGACATCGCGAAGATGGCGGCCGACCACCTCGACGTAGGGTTCGTCTCCGTGCCGACGGTCGCCTCCCACGACGGGATCGTCTCGGGGCGCTCCTCCATCCCCGAGGGCGACACGCGCCACTCGGTGGCCGCCGACCCGCCGCTCGCGGTCGTCGCCGACACCGAACTGCTCGCCGAGGCCCCTTGGCGGCTCACCACTGCGGGCTGTGCGGACATCATCTCGAACTACACCGCCGTGAAGGACTGGCGGCTCGCCCGCCGGCTGCGGAACGTCGAGTACAGCGAGTACGCCGGCGCGCTCTCCGAGATGACCGCGGAGCTGCTTGTCGAGAACGCGGACATGATCCGGCCCGGTCTCGAGGAGTCGTCGTGGGTCGTCGTGAAGGCGCTCGTCTCCTCGGGCGTCGCGATGTCGATCGCCGGCTCCTCGCGGCCCGCCTCCGGCGCGGAACACCTCATCTCGCATCAACTCGACCGGATCGCGCCGGGCAAGGCGCTCCACGGCCACCAGGTCGGCGTCGCCTCGATCCTGACCGAGTACCTCCACAGCGGCGAGAGCGGCGAGTGGGCCGCGATCCGCGAGGCGCTCGGCGAACTCGACGCGCCGACGACCGCCGCGGAACTGGGCGTCGACGACGAGGAGCTGATCGCCGCCCTGACGAGCGCCCACGAGATCCGCGACCGCTACACGATCCTCCAGGGCGGGATCAACGAGGAGGCCGCCATCGAGGTCGCGACCGCGACGGGCGTGATCTGAGGGGGATCGATGGGGGCGGATCTCCGCTTCGTCATTCGATCCATCACCGGAGCGTCCGTGCGGAGTACAGATCGAGTCTCGATCAGTTTAACATCGATTACCGGGTGAGTGATCACACGAGAATCGTATGCCTTCGAATGATGATGCCCCGGACCAAGCCTCTATTTCCGACTTCGATCCGGAACGGGACCTTCTCCGCCGATATGAGACGATGGTTCAGACACAGATATCGACGCTCAACGGAATCGATGACAAAGCGGCGTACGTCGCACGTTTGGTCGGCATACTCGCTAGTCTTATATTGAGTGCTACCACGTTTGCCGTCAGCACTCAAGGCGTGTCCGTTTCGATTCGGACGAGCGTGCTTTGTTGAATCCGATGACGGCGTCGGGGTCACTGTTTGAGCGCCTGTTCGAGGTTGTAGACAGCGGCGGTCAACACGAGTTCGCGGAACTCGCGGTACCATGCGCGAGGGTGGACAGCGGGGCCGAACCGACGCTTGATGGCCGAAAAGGCGGTCTCGGCCATCCAGCGTTGGCCGTATAACTCGCTGTCCAACCGTGCGTTGTGTGCGTGATCGTACGCAGCAAACAGCCGGTGACGCAGCAAAGGCCGGACGCCCTCTGAACGGAGGGCGTTCCGGAGAGATTGGTCGTCATAGCCTTTGTCACCGGCGAGACTCTCTATTTTCCCGATGTTGCGAAGAGCGACTCGACGGCCGGTTTGTGTGTCGTGAGGCCAGTGTGCCGAGCAGTGAAGATCGAGGATGGCACACGAGTCTGTATCGACGAGCGCCGTCGTTTTGAGCGTGCGTATGTGGCGATCCGAGCGGTGTTGGTAGTGTCTCGATGCCGTTTCGCGGTCGAAGAACGTGGCATCGATGGCACCGTGCGAGCCCGGATCGCAGATGGTCGCGGACTCACGAAGGAACCCACGCCATATCGACATGGGCACCCTCTCAAACGACCGATACAGCGTTGAGGGTGCGGGAAATGCCGTCCGCGCCAGCTGTAACAGACCACGAACGCGATCCATCTCACTCGCCCAATCCACAATCTCGCGGTACGTCGCGTCCATGTGAACCCGCAAAAAGTGGAGCGTCACATGCTTCCACCCGGGAAATCCGTGGCCAGTCGGATCACTCACCGCCGTTGGACTGGCGGCACAGCGCTTTTGAGCCAGCGACGCGGCTTGCTTAACGAAGCGGAAGAGGAGTTTGGACACATTCGGCTCTTCCGCTTCGCTTCCGCCTTCAGAGCGACGCTATCCCGTTGCCTTCTGCGGATTCAACAGAGCAGACGAGCGTTGTTTTCGTACTCCTCGGGCTGTCCGTCGCCACGCTGTTCATATCGCTCATCTATGCCGTTATAACGTATCTGAGCAGTGAATTCGAGTACGGTCCATCGCCAGCGATTGGCGAGTATATGTCGAACTACCGAATAGATGGGCAACAATACAAGGACGTTCTACTCCGTGGGTATAGTGACGCGATCGATCGGAACCGACTGGTAGTGGTGACGAACGCGCGTCGGTTTCAACGGTGTTTAGCCGCATTTCTGGTCGGTCTGTTGTTTCTCTTCGGAGCCGGGATTCTGTTCGTTTTGCCGGCACCATTACCCGTCGAGATCGGTGTTTTCGCCCTTGTGCTGATCGTTTCGGCGTATCTGGCCCGGTATGTTCTCCGGGAAGAATATTTAACGCTGGATCGCCGAGAGGTAAACGATGAGTAAATCAGAGAAGCCCGAAGGTGACCTCGCCGACAGCGAGGCCGTGAGAGAGGGCAAGGACGGCAAGCCCCGAGCACGGATGGCGGAACTGAAAAAGAGCAGTAGTGGCGGAGAAGACAGCGACGAATAAAGTCTCCCGCCGACTCCTCCGAAGTCCCCGCTACCTCGGAACTCACTCGGTAAGCACCGTCCGATCCTGAACCGGAACCCGAAGACGGATTAGCGTCCCGGCCCGACCCGATCCCATGTCAGCCGCCAGCGTGCGCGCCCGCCTCTCGGAGCCGGCCGGCGCGCTCACCGTCCTCCTCACGGTCGTCGGGTACGCCGCCGTCGGCGGCGTCTTCCTCGTTCCGGGGTTCCAGGCGCTGTTTCCGGACCTGACCCGCGAGACGGTCGACCTGCTCGCCCACGCGATCGCCGCGGTCAACACCGTCACGATCGCCACGCTCTCGCTCGGGTGGTACTGGATCCGCAACGGCGAGGTGAGAAAACACGCGGCCGCGATGACGACCTCGTTCGTCCTCATCCTCGTCTTCCTCGGGATGTACCTGCCGAAGGTCGCCGGCGGCGGGACGAAGTACTTCGTCGGCCCGGACCCGGCCTACTACGCGTACCTCGTCATGCTCGCGATCCACATCGTGTTGTCGGTGGTCTCCGTGCCCGTCGTCCTCTACGCGCTGCTGCTCGGGCTCACCCACACCGAGCGCGAACTCAGGAACGAGGTCCCGCACGCGCGGGTCGGCCGGATCGCCGCGAGCGCGTGGCTCCTCTCGCTGATCCTCGGCGTCGTCACGTACCTCCTGTTGAACCACGTGTACGACTCGACGTTCGAGGCGGCGGAGACGGCCGCCGAGACCGCGTCGGTGCTCCTCCCGCTCGTTCCGGTCGTCTAACTGATTCGGGCCCTCCGAGGCGGGGCGGTCGCCCCCTCAGTACGGCCAGTCGCCGATAATCTTCATCCCCGCCGCGAGGTCCTCGTCCTCGAGTTGCTCCGCGATCTCCTCCGGCTCGCGCCGATCGATCTCGGTGTCGTCGTCCGCCAGGTCGACGACGAGTTCGGTGAGGAGGACCGCCTGCTCGCGGAGGTTGCGGACCTCGAGCTTGTCGAGCGTGTCGGCGAAGGTGTGGCCCCAGCCGCGCCCCTCGTCGCCGGTCTCGCTCATGACGTGGTAGCCGGGGACGCCCCACTGGACGTACGGCCAGTGGTCGCTGTGGGGGCCCAGTCGCGGGACGGTGCCCGCGGGGTGGTCGAAGCGGTCGGCGACCACCTCGGCGGCGTCGTCGAGGTCGTCGAAGCCGTGGGTGTAGAACTTCAGCGTCCGGCCGCGACCGACGCCGTCGTTGTTCACGATCGCCTTGACCGAGTCGTGGTCGCGCTCGGCCGCGTCGTGGCTCGACCCCACGAGGCCGACCTCCTCGGCCCCGTACACCAGACAGTGGACCCGCGTGTCGAGTTCGTCCTCGCGCGCGGCGACCGCCTTCGCGACCTCCAACACGATCGCGGTCCCCGCGCCGTTGTCGCCCGCGCCCTCGGCGATGTCGTGGGCGTCGACGTGGCTCGTCACGAGCACCGCCTCCTCCGTGTCCGGGCCGAGGTCCGCGTGGACGTTGTAGCTCGTCGCGTCGTGTGCGTCCGCGTCGACCTCGACGGTCACGTCCTCGCCGTCGAAGCGTCGCGAGAGCCGCGAGCCGACCTCCTTGGAGACGCCCACGGCGGGAACGTCGCCGATCGGGGCCTCCGCGGTCCCGACGCTCCCGGTGGGCGGCAGACATCCCTCGACGTGGTTCCGGAAGACGAACGCGGCCGCGCCGCCCTCGACCGCGTAGTAGTACTTCTCGCGCCGGTGGATGAACCGGTCGTAGTAGTCGGGGACGTTCGAGGCGGCCATCACGACCTTCCCCTCGATGTCCTCCCGTTCGAAGTCCTCGGGGAGACCGTAGCCGAGGTCGACCAGCTCGCCCGTGACCTCGCCGGACGGGCTCCGCGGGAGCGCGATGCTGTCCTGGGTCGTGTCGCTGGCGCGGACCGCCGACGAGCCGCGCGTCCACCCCTGGATGTCGAACGACTCCAGTCGAGCGTCGCGCGCGCCCACCGACTCGAGCGCGTCGCGCGTCGCCTCCGCGGCGCGACGCTCGCCGTCGCTGCCGGCCATCCGGTCCCCGATGTCGACGAGCGTCTCGAGGTGGTCCCATCCCGCGTCGCTCGTGAACGTCTCTCCGATCCACGTCGTCATGGCACAGGGATGTGAGCGCCGGCGCTTGAGGGTTCGGGAAGCGGAGAACCCGCCCGATCGACCGCCGTCCCGCGGCGGTCCGACGGTCTCGATCGGAACCGGGGGTTTTTCTATCGTGCCGGCGGAGCCCTCGCGTATGGGAGATCCGGTGTCCCGCGTCGCCGTCGTCGGCGCGGACGGGTCCGCCGCCGACCGCGTGGAGCGTGTCGTCCGCGCGGCCGGCGGCCGGACCGTCGAACCCGCCGCCGCCGACGCGGTCGTCGCCGTGGGCGACGGAGCGATCCGGGACGCCCTCCTCGCTTCCGCACCCTCCGACCGCCGCGTCCCCTCGCCCTCGACCCGCGCCGACTCCCCGCCGCCGGAGCGCGTCGACGCGCCCGTCCTCCCCGTCCGCGAGGAGGGGCTCGCGGTCGACCCGGAGACCCTCCGGGACGCGATCCGCGGACTCCTCGACGGGGAGGCCCGGCGCGCCGAACGGGCCGTCCTCTCGGTCGAGATCGACGGGGAGTCGGTCCACCGGTCCGTCTTCGACGTCGGGTTCGTCACCGACGAGCCGGCGCGGATCTCGGAGTACGCGGTCGGGCTGGCCGAGGATCGGGAGGCAACGTTCCGCGCGGACGGCGTCGTCGTCGCGACCCCGCTCGGGAGCGACGGCTACGCGAACGCCGCCGGCGGCCCGCTGCTCGAGGCCGGGGGCGGGCTCGCGGTCGTCCCGATCGCCCCGTTCACGACCCGGAGCGACACGTGGGTCGTCCCCGACGGGGTGACCGTCTCGGTCCGTCGCGACGCGGAGACCGTCTCGATCGTCGTCGACGGCGAACGTCGGGGGGTCGTGAGTCCCCGACGACCGGTCCGGATCGAGGTCGCAGAGCGGGTCGAGACGCTCCGGCTTCCCCCTTCGATCCCGGTCGAAGCCGAGCGCTGATCGGAAAGGTTCTAATAACTCGTGAACGGAGGGATCGGTATGGATCCACTGCAGTTCCTCGTTCCGTTCGGCTGGCTGTCGGCCGTCGGTCCGGCGTTGCCGTACGCGATCCTCGTGATGGCGCTCGCGAACCTGGCGACTCGGCACCTCGCGCACAGACGGCACGTGGAACAGGCGGAGGAGGGAGACGCGGTCGAACAGTACGGTCCGCACGTGTTCACGAACTTCGGACTCGCGCTGTTGAGCTTCCTGTTCGCGGTCCACGCGCCGACCAGAGGAACCATCCTCACCTTCCTCGTCGTGACGATGATCATCGCGGACCTGTTCGAGTTCGAGGCCCGCAACGTCGAGGCGCGCAACGACATGACCGTCGAGGCCCCGAAAAGCGCCATCGTCACCTCGGGGCTCGTGCTCCTGTACGCGTCGTACTACTCGCTGTTCTTCCTCATCGAGGGGTTCTGGAACCAGGCGATCGTCGCCTGAGGCGAGACGCCTCCCTCCGGACCCGTCGTCCGCCGAACCCGCCGTCTTCGACATCCGCCACGCTCGCCTGCTCCCACCGACCCGTGACTCGGGAGACGGCGACGCGGATCGGTTCTCCTCGCGGTCACCTTCGGCCCAGGCGTGGGGAGTCACGGCTCCATTCGAAGCGCGTACACGATACACAACAGCCCGCCGATCTCCAACGTCTGGATGGCCACCTGCGCCAGCGGGCCCGAGATCGTCGGGAACAGGACGGACAGCGCCACCACCGGGATCGGTAGACCGAGGATGACGCCGAAACCGACGGCCAAATACAGCATCGGGCGGCTGTCGTTCCGCCGGTACCCCCTGTAGGCGAGGAAGGCGATGAACAGCCCGATCGCCGCGCCGACCATCTCGTACGCCTGGAGGAGCGGACGGATCGTCCCGGCGAGCTGTACGGCACCGGTCATCTCAGATCCCCTCGACGAGGCGAGTGAACCGGTCGGCCATGCGCTCTCGCCGGTCGATGTGGAGTCGTAGCTCGCCGTCGACCAACTCGACGGTCACCCGCCGGAGATTCGGCGAGTACTGCTCTCCGAGGTGACGGAACGAGTGAGAAGGGAGTCGTCAGTTCGCGGCGTCGTCGCCGATGCTGCCCCGCAGTTCCCGGCTGATCGGGATGAGGATCCAGAAGGTGAGCGGGCCGAGGATCATCAGCCAGTAGAGCACGTCGCCGACGAGGACCCCGATCTCGCCGTACACCGTGTTGACGCCCTCCGCCGGGTTCACCAGCTGAACGACCTCGTAGTACGATGGGGTCCGGTACCACGCGCCGAAGGTGATCCAGCCGAGGGCCCCGAGAGCGAACAGGGCCAGCCCTTTCATGAACTCGTCTGCCATTGTCTCACTCTTCGTTGGAGTCCTCTTGAGGCTTTCCC is part of the Halorubrum aethiopicum genome and encodes:
- a CDS encoding cobyric acid synthase; protein product: MTDDPHTAARTLLVAGTASHVGKSTVAAGLCRHLADADVAVAPYKAQNMSNNARAAPVSPGAGVDAAFGEVGISQYVQARAARVGPETDHNPVLLKPRGEGESQLVVNGQAVAHATAADYYGGRWAEAREAAAAAHRRLAADHDVIVAEGAGSVAEINLHDRDLANVETARLFGGDPREETGSAGGSGPAGGAEILLVADIERGGVFAALVGTLELLPADLRDRVVGAVITKFRGDRSLLDPGIEAFEERTGVPVLGVIPYDDPGLPEEDSVALPDPGERAVLGADDGVPAAESVTVAVPRLPRISNATDVEPLAAERGVRVAFVPLDSPLDDADAVVVPGTKNTVDDLRACREAGFDDALRAFDGPVVGLCGGYQLVGERIANAAVESADPDVPDVVDGFGLLPVETAFSEEKRVVAADLELDPTATDLVKSTGGSVGGSTADGGAVLDVAGYEIHMGETRRIDPAEEGGKGEEDEEEREGKDAPAVSPASLATPFSDPGGDRSGVELGAAAGGVLGTYLHGLFENGAVRRGFLACVREHAGVAGAAGGATTDGTGTGNPADRAADLLREHLDLAALGLPTDAT
- a CDS encoding metal-dependent transcriptional regulator; this encodes MLSDVMEDYLKAIYVLQAEEGAPVSTSAIAEYLEKTPPTVTDMLGKLADRGLVDREPYQGVELTAEGEAVALEIVRHHRLLEAFLADQLDYDWSDVHAEADALEHHISEEFERRVADALGDPDVDPHGDPIPGADLEPIDEGTGPRLSDHPEGDRLIVTRVSDRDDDELEYLADAGITPGTTIEVVDVAPFGMVTVRTPAGEQSLPAAVARSIRVEAAAEPAESAERS
- a CDS encoding LysE family translocator, which codes for MNAVATLAVGAVFGLALAAPPGPMNAVIAEEAVLRGWPAGTRAGLGAATADFLFFVLAYLGVVSFVQSIPQLQTAMIGVGGCLMCYFAVGTARDARASFRPTTGEDPMVEDGKGFRKALALALTNPFQVLFWLTVGVGMLRPGELDVLAPLPVVGEGLAGSLVVATGSPALLGGFFLGVLSWVTLFPVSLAAAEKRVQTIGPVVAVASAIVLGGFGVYFLFDAATTVLAW
- a CDS encoding NAD(P)-dependent glycerol-1-phosphate dehydrogenase; the protein is MFEKSTWIKLPRNVLVGHGVVDDLGAAVGELYLTGRPLVVTSPTPNEIAGDRVRAQFEDPATAVVDEASFDAVEELKATAEAVDPGYLIALGGGKPIDIAKMAADHLDVGFVSVPTVASHDGIVSGRSSIPEGDTRHSVAADPPLAVVADTELLAEAPWRLTTAGCADIISNYTAVKDWRLARRLRNVEYSEYAGALSEMTAELLVENADMIRPGLEESSWVVVKALVSSGVAMSIAGSSRPASGAEHLISHQLDRIAPGKALHGHQVGVASILTEYLHSGESGEWAAIREALGELDAPTTAAELGVDDEELIAALTSAHEIRDRYTILQGGINEEAAIEVATATGVI
- a CDS encoding IS5 family transposase, with protein sequence MSKLLFRFVKQAASLAQKRCAASPTAVSDPTGHGFPGWKHVTLHFLRVHMDATYREIVDWASEMDRVRGLLQLARTAFPAPSTLYRSFERVPMSIWRGFLRESATICDPGSHGAIDATFFDRETASRHYQHRSDRHIRTLKTTALVDTDSCAILDLHCSAHWPHDTQTGRRVALRNIGKIESLAGDKGYDDQSLRNALRSEGVRPLLRHRLFAAYDHAHNARLDSELYGQRWMAETAFSAIKRRFGPAVHPRAWYREFRELVLTAAVYNLEQALKQ
- a CDS encoding DUF420 domain-containing protein, with product MSAASVRARLSEPAGALTVLLTVVGYAAVGGVFLVPGFQALFPDLTRETVDLLAHAIAAVNTVTIATLSLGWYWIRNGEVRKHAAAMTTSFVLILVFLGMYLPKVAGGGTKYFVGPDPAYYAYLVMLAIHIVLSVVSVPVVLYALLLGLTHTERELRNEVPHARVGRIAASAWLLSLILGVVTYLLLNHVYDSTFEAAETAAETASVLLPLVPVV
- a CDS encoding M28 family peptidase, whose product is MTTWIGETFTSDAGWDHLETLVDIGDRMAGSDGERRAAEATRDALESVGARDARLESFDIQGWTRGSSAVRASDTTQDSIALPRSPSGEVTGELVDLGYGLPEDFEREDIEGKVVMAASNVPDYYDRFIHRREKYYYAVEGGAAAFVFRNHVEGCLPPTGSVGTAEAPIGDVPAVGVSKEVGSRLSRRFDGEDVTVEVDADAHDATSYNVHADLGPDTEEAVLVTSHVDAHDIAEGAGDNGAGTAIVLEVAKAVAAREDELDTRVHCLVYGAEEVGLVGSSHDAAERDHDSVKAIVNNDGVGRGRTLKFYTHGFDDLDDAAEVVADRFDHPAGTVPRLGPHSDHWPYVQWGVPGYHVMSETGDEGRGWGHTFADTLDKLEVRNLREQAVLLTELVVDLADDDTEIDRREPEEIAEQLEDEDLAAGMKIIGDWPY
- a CDS encoding NAD(+)/NADH kinase, with the protein product MGDPVSRVAVVGADGSAADRVERVVRAAGGRTVEPAAADAVVAVGDGAIRDALLASAPSDRRVPSPSTRADSPPPERVDAPVLPVREEGLAVDPETLRDAIRGLLDGEARRAERAVLSVEIDGESVHRSVFDVGFVTDEPARISEYAVGLAEDREATFRADGVVVATPLGSDGYANAAGGPLLEAGGGLAVVPIAPFTTRSDTWVVPDGVTVSVRRDAETVSIVVDGERRGVVSPRRPVRIEVAERVETLRLPPSIPVEAER
- a CDS encoding DUF7313 family protein gives rise to the protein MDPLQFLVPFGWLSAVGPALPYAILVMALANLATRHLAHRRHVEQAEEGDAVEQYGPHVFTNFGLALLSFLFAVHAPTRGTILTFLVVTMIIADLFEFEARNVEARNDMTVEAPKSAIVTSGLVLLYASYYSLFFLIEGFWNQAIVA
- a CDS encoding DUF7521 family protein, whose translation is MVGAAIGLFIAFLAYRGYRRNDSRPMLYLAVGFGVILGLPIPVVALSVLFPTISGPLAQVAIQTLEIGGLLCIVYALRMEP
- a CDS encoding DUF7314 family protein; this encodes MADEFMKGLALFALGALGWITFGAWYRTPSYYEVVQLVNPAEGVNTVYGEIGVLVGDVLYWLMILGPLTFWILIPISRELRGSIGDDAAN